From the genome of Marasmius oreades isolate 03SP1 chromosome 1, whole genome shotgun sequence:
TGGAGAAATTTAGACCTTTGAGCGACGATTCCGACGGTCATGCCCCTGGCGCGCACGGGGGGTCGTGAGGAACTGAAGTTTTCACGGTCAGGATAGCTTAACCGATTGTGGTCGGTCAAGGTGGTCGAAGAACTGGATTTGATCAGGATATCCATGCTGGCTGGGTCATACAGTTGGTCCCAGACTCGGTCGTCTATGGTTGGATTCTCGTCGCTATTGTAAAATTCCAGGTTAATCACCCCAGAATTCGACGAAGACTAAGGACATACCTCTTCAGACTAGAGTAATTGGGCAGCTCAGAAATCCAAGACGGGCCGTTTGGGAGTGAAATATCCTCTGCAGGATGTAAATAAGATTGAGGCGAAGACGAAGCGTACGAATGACGATCAATTGGAGGTTGGGCGTCCGACTTCTTGGGTTGTACATGATAGTCAGGGATAGAGGAACCGGAATAAGCTGAGAGTCGGCTAGATTCGGATGGAGAGGCCAGTGATATATTTCTCGCTGCGAACGGGTCTGTATCGGAGAGGGTCAGCAGAGAATGACGCTGAGAGCCTGAATCTCTAGGATCCGAAGGAGTTCTTGGCTCGATGGAATCTGACGTGGAGGAAACGGACTTTGAAGGAGGTCTTTTGGGCTGATGTTGATTTGGGGGGGACTGGGGGCGGGTTAAGGGAGATGAATGCGATTTAACGGAGAGTATGGCGGGAGGTGGGCTCTGTATGGTTAGCGAGGGATGTTTCTtcgatttggataggccaaTTGCTGAAGCAATCGTGTTGAATTTCTTCTTGTCGCGCGAGGAGGATTTGTCGGAATGAAATGAAGGGTTGGAAGAGGATTTTGCGAGAGCCCACCAATTTCTGGAAGACGACTCGTGCCGAGGAGAAAGAGTAGACATGGAAAGGAGAAAAAAGAGCGACGAAATACAGGATTAAATAACAAACAACAGCAAGAAAGCTTAGACTGTGCTATGTCGAGGAGCGTAGGAGGAGTTGTCGTTAATGCCAGGACATCGTAGTGGGTCAAGTAGCATCCTCAAAACgtgacttttttttttactcagGGCACTGATGATTTGAGTTTTATGAATCCCTGGAATTAAGTAGAATTAAGTACTAGAGTTCCACTTGTCAGCTTCATATAGCCTAATGTTTCATTCCATACTTCATGCACTTCCGTGTACAGAGAGAAGCTTTTTGTAACAGCAGGCATCGAAGCTACCGGCTGTATCCACGTTACACACGGTTAATTACAGTGCCCGGTCCAGGGGTCACTATATAATCCCGCGCTTTGGCCAAGCTTTAGCAGTACAATCCCAGAGGGCTCATGAAGTACGTTTCATCTTATAACAGAACGGTGCTGACTATCCTTATATGTAACAGTCTCCGGACGGAAGCGAGCTCGAGGAGGCTCCGAAGACCCGCGTCCCAGACTAACTCCGCAAAACTTAACAAATACATGCAAAACTGTGTCGAGATACATATGTGGTAAAGATGAAAGAACGAAGGCAAAACTAGGATGAAGTTCGGTATGATATGGTAGTAGTTGATACAGATCCAAGGAGAACGCCAATCCCTGATGCAAACAATATGTAGAGAACATCTTCAGACAGATAAGCACTGTGACGGTACTGAACAGGTCAACCATAAGGGAGATCAGGTACCTAGACTCAGCCCACCCACGGCATCTCCTGTACCATCGACCTCTCGCTCATCACCGTCTCGACGACCGTTTCGCGCTAACGGTCTCAACACGGGACTCGACAGACCGATCGTGGAGCGAAGAGTAGGGCTAGCAGCCATGGACACGCCTCTCGTCAGGGAAGAAGGGTAGGGGCTAGTAATGGTAGGTGATGAAGTCGCAGAGGGGGTAGTAGATGCAGGGACTGGAACCGGGATCGTCAGAGGTAGTCGCGGAACGTTGCGAGTGATAGGTGATCCCAAAGATGAGTGGGAGTGGCCGTCGCGAAGATAGGATATAGATGGGGAGACGGCCCGTCTTTTAGCAGCTGGATATGGGTCAAACCGATCTTCAACTAGAGGCGCAGTTAGTTGGTCACCCTGATATATGTTATCCTTACGTGTCAGACTCACGTTTCCGTTTATTCGGCCGTATCGCACTCGCAGTTGGAGGTGGAGTGTAACGCCATGAATTGATGGGGGTAGATGAAATAGAAGGGGAGCTTAAGCCCTGAGGGGGTTGATCAACAAACGTGCGTGGAACAGAAGGAAAGACAGAACGTACCACATCAACATCCATGGACATACTACTAAAGAAACTGGGGCTTTCCGATAAAGACATCGTGTTGAAGTCATCATCATTTACACTATTCGTTGGTGTATGACGCTTGGGTATGGATATAGGTTCGCTAACGCTTGACGAATACGAGGGCATGtaatcatcctcatcttcacTTTGTGTATCTTCCGGTTGGGATTCGTTGCCAGCCTCTTCGGGATATCGCCCACGATCAGACGATGCGCGGGGTGTACGGGGTTGTAACGGTAATTCAGCCCCGGAGGCCAACAGTCGTTGAAACGCTGCTTCCGATTTAACTTCATCTTCGACAGCAGGGCGACTCTCAGAGGATACAATGTCAAATATCCGAGGTTGCTTGAGCTATTTCAGAACAAGACATCAAAAGGGAGATTTTGTTAGACATGTTTCACTGACCGGAAAGGAGAGTCGCCGCCTGGCGTGTCGGACATGAGAATCTGCGTCAGAATATTTACGTGGCGGGGTAGATACCGATTTTGATCTAACGGCCTTTGTTCCCAATTCCTCTTCGCTATTGTTCGGTGCTAAAGGTGGTGTAGGGTTTTCGGAACCGCTGGACCCAGAACTATCTGAATAAATTCTGTCACGGTAAAGATGTGAACCATCTAAGCAGTTATCGTAATCCGCTGCCTTGCGTTTAGAGGATGGACTGAGGGTGAACGACGCTTGGAGAGGACTGTGAAGGATGGCTTTGGGAGCCAGTAGACTGGGCCGACGAAATCTTTGGAATAGGAAGTTCGTTTCCTCGATGGTGAGAGCAGAGGTAGACGCTACCGAGGTCGGAAGGGCAAAATCTGAGGATGAGGTGGGAAAAGACGATTGACTGGAATCTTTGGGCATGCTTTTTGAGAAAATGGTGGGTAAGGGCAAACAACCTTCAAGGGGGGCCTACCTTATATGGTAACTGGACCAAGTACTTACATATTTCGGTCACCGATGTCTTGTCTGTGGTAATTATCCTAAGAAATCGAAATAGGCATCGAAATCGACTCGCACGATCTGGACAACATGCTAACCAGCATTTATTCGCTGACAAGATGTTCTCGCCGCTGGTCTGAGGATTCGTCACTATAAGCATCACGTGCTAcgcctttttttttgtcgaTGATCGTCGACTGAGTACTGAACGTGAACGGTTACTCTCTCTTATGTGTCAATGGCAAAACGGTCGGCAACAGAAGTAATAACCACTGTTTCCAATGATGGTCAAGCATATCCCAAGGCTTCCAGTAGTGGCGACAAACGGGGAGCTGTAATCCACGATGAAATGGGCGAATTCGAGGACGCCTGGGAAGACGAAGttgaaagcgacgaagatgTGGTAGATTCCAATGCCAATGAAGGAGAAGACGGTATACCTATGACTTATCTTTACCGTTCAACCATCCCTATTAACAATGGCGTAGGGATGGACATTGATGAAGTGATGCCTGccatcgaggaagaagaccaaCCTGCACCCACAAATACGTTCATTCCTGGTGTTCACCAATTGGAAAAGGATGAAGTACTAGAGCCCGACCCTTCAGTCTACATCATGCTGCATTCGACGGGTGTTGCCTGGCCATGCTTATCTTTCGATGTTCTGCGAGATAATCTTGGCGATGAACGTCAACGACTGCCTGCGACTGCATTCATCGTGACAGGAACTCAAGCCGACATCGCCAAAAACAACGAGGTTATCGTATATAAATTCGACTCACTACATCGGACCCAGAGGGATGAGGGTACGTGGAGTCAAGTTTGTTGGTGCCCGTCTGTTAACCACGATCTCCCAAAATAGACGACTCTGATTCGGAAAACGAAGAAGATGACGAAGGGCTAGACGAAGATCCTGTTGTTGAATACCGCTCCATCCCTCACTCAGGTGGAATAAATAGAGTGCGCGCGCAGCCTTTGCCATCATCGACACCCCTTCCTCCAGTTACCCAGTCGTATCACGTTGCAACATGGGCAGACACCGGAAAGGTTCACATATGGGATGTCCGACCTTTGATAGAGTCCCTGGAATCCCCCGGATATCATCTCGACAAGAAAAGAACACAAAGCCCGGTATTTACGATCGATGCCCACGGCCGCGCAGAGGGCTTTGCAATGGATTGGGCTGCTTCTAGCCCAACCTCATTACGGATTTTAACGGGCGACATCAGTTCCAAAATATATCTCACCACGTCTACTGTCTCAGGATTCAACACGCTGTCGCAGCCGTTCACATCCCATACTTCGAGTGTTGAAGACTTACAATGGAGTCCTTCGGAACCTACCATTTTTGCATCTTGTTCCGCGGATAAGACGGTCCAAATCTGGGACGTACGGAATAAAGGACGCAAGAGCGTTGCTTTTATTGACCCCGCCCACGAAAGCGATGTGAATGTCATCAGCTGGAACAAGGCGACGTCTAACCTCCTGCTCACAGGTGGAGACGATGGTCGTATCAAAGTGTGGGATCTACGCAGTGTTCAGAAGAAAGGGTATGTTTCCGTCTCCCCCACCCCACGATAAGTTCGGTGTATGATAATTTCCTTTTAGGTCCGCAAGCAGCACGCCAACACCTATTGCATCGTTTGACTTACACAGGGGGCCAATAACGTCTGTCGAATGGCATCCAACCGATGCTTCGGCATTTGTCGCCTCTGGCGAAGATGACCAGGTGTCTTTATGGGATCTTGCCGTAGAACCAGACGAtgacgaaatgaacagtgcCGGGGACGCGGAAGTGCCCCCACAACTGCTATTCCAGCATTTGGGTCAAAAACATGTAAAAGAAGTCCACTGGCATCCTCAGATACCGGGCATGGTCATCAGTACCGCACATGACGGCTTCAACATCTTCAAAACGATATCAATATAGGAGCTTCCTACGGAAGTTCTGTAGTCTAATACATTGCAGTTCTATTATTTCCCTTCGGAGAGCGGAGCTGTGAATATGTGAATGAAAGGTAGCGACTGACAAGTAACATGAAAT
Proteins encoded in this window:
- a CDS encoding uncharacterized protein (BUSCO:EOG09262DC1) → MAKRSATEVITTVSNDGQAYPKASSSGDKRGAVIHDEMGEFEDAWEDEVESDEDVVDSNANEGEDGMDIDEVMPAIEEEDQPAPTNTFIPGVHQLEKDEVLEPDPSVYIMLHSTGVAWPCLSFDVLRDNLGDERQRLPATAFIVTGTQADIAKNNEVIVYKFDSLHRTQRDEDDSDSENEEDDEGLDEDPVVEYRSIPHSGGINRVRAQPLPSSTPLPPVTQSYHVATWADTGKVHIWDVRPLIESLESPGYHLDKKRTQSPVFTIDAHGRAEGFAMDWAASSPTSLRILTGDISSKIYLTTSTVSGFNTLSQPFTSHTSSVEDLQWSPSEPTIFASCSADKTVQIWDVRNKGRKSVAFIDPAHESDVNVISWNKATSNLLLTGGDDGRIKVWDLRSVQKKGSASSTPTPIASFDLHRGPITSVEWHPTDASAFVASGEDDQVSLWDLAVEPDDDEMNSAGDAEVPPQLLFQHLGQKHVKEVHWHPQIPGMVISTAHDGFNIFKTISI